From a single Lolium rigidum isolate FL_2022 chromosome 7, APGP_CSIRO_Lrig_0.1, whole genome shotgun sequence genomic region:
- the LOC124671911 gene encoding amino acid transporter AVT1I-like: protein MCTDKLANGGAASHCPSDDSPDFEQPLLYAHGGLQAGKDPAAARDHEAQCSPEDGGATSLRTYFNGLNALSGVGLLTIPYALAEGGWLSLVLLPVVAAVCCYTGQLLQRCMSASPTIRGYPDIGALALGGKGRFAVSLSMYAELYLVAIGFLILEGDSLNKLFPGTSLSLGPGIVVSGKHLFVVLVSIVILPTMWLRSLSVLAYISASGVVASVVLVFCVLWAAVVDGVGFQGKGKMLNVSGLPTALGLYTFCYCGHAVFPTLCNSMKEKDKFSKVLVICFVACTLNYGSMAILGYLMYGDDVEPQVTLSLPEGKLISKLAIYTTLINPFSKYALMVTPVATAIEEKLLAGNKRSIKNMLIRAFIVISTVIIALTIPFFGELMAFVGSLLSVMVSMLLPCICYLKIFGTARCSMAEVVLIVMIIVLGSLVAATGTYSSLRNIIHKF, encoded by the exons ATGTGTACGGATAAGCTTGCCAATGGCGGAGCGGCGTCGCACTGTCCTTCCGACGACTCACCGGATTTCGAGCAGCCCCTCCTCTATGCCCACGGAGGACTTCAGGCGGGCAAGGACCCCGCGGCAGCGCGTGACCACGAGGCTCAGTGCTCGCCGGAGGACGGCGGCGCGACGTCCCTGCGCACatacttcaatggcctcaacgccCTCTCCG GCGTCGGGCTGCTAACCATCCCGTACGCGCTGGCGGAGGGCGGGTGGCTGAGCCTGGTGCTCCTGCCTGTCGTCGCGGCGGTCTGCTGCTACACGGGCCAGCTCCTGCAGCGTTGCATGAGCGCGTCGCCTACCATTCGCGGATACCCGGACATCGGCGCTCTGGCCCTCGGGGGTAAAGGCCGGTTCGCCGTGTCGCTGTCCATGTACGCCGAGCTCTACCTCGTCGCTATCGGGTTCCTGATACTTGAGGGGGACAGCCTGAACAAGCTGTTCCCCGGCACAAGCCTCAGCCTCGGCCCAGGGATCGTGGTCTCCGGCAAGCACCTGTTCGTCGTGCTCGTGTCCATCGTAATCTTGCCGACGATGTGGTTGAGGAGCCTGAGCGTGCTCGCCTACATATCGGCCAGCGGCGTGGTTGCCTCGGTCGTCCTGGTCTTCTGCGTGCTCTGGGCCGCGGTGGTCGACGGCGTCGGGTTCCAGGGGAAGGGAAAGATGCTGAATGTCAGCGGCCTGCCTACGGCTCTGGGGCTCTACACTTTCTGCTACTGCGGCCATGCCGTATTCCCAACATTGTGCAATTCCATGAAGGAAAAGGACAAGTTCTCTAAG GTTCTCGTCATATGCTTCGTCGCATGCACCCTCAACTACGGATCCATGGCCATACTCGGCTACCTCATGTATGGTGACGACGTCGAGCCCCAGGTGACCCTGAGCCTCCCGGAAGGCAAACTCATCTCGAAGCTAGCAATCTACACGACGCTGATCAACCCATTCTCGAAATACGCTCTCATGGTGACCCCTGTCGCGACAGCGATCGAGGAGAAGCTGCTTGCCGGCAACAAGAGGTCCATCAAGAACATGCTGATCAGGGCCTTCATCGTCATCAGCACGGTCATCATAGCCCTGACCATCCCCTTCTTCGGCGAACTCATGGCGTTCGTCGGCTCGCTCCTCAGCGTCATGGTCTCGATGCTGCTCCCCTGCATCTGTTACCTCAAAATCTTCGGCACGGCTAGGTGTAGCATGGCTGAAGTTGTGCTTATCGTGATGATTATCGTTCTTGGTTCCTTGGTCGCTGCAACTGGGACCTACTCTTCTCTGAGGAATATTATACACAAATTCTGA